Part of the Quercus robur chromosome 5, dhQueRobu3.1, whole genome shotgun sequence genome, GAGTCAAATGGGCGCAACCTTCCTGGATCCAGCTTCACCTGCTGAAAAGTGGAGAGGTAGATGATGTCTGCAGAGCTGCCATTGTCCACGAGGATTCTCCTGGTATTGAATCCTTCTATCATGAGCATTATTACCAGGGGGCCGTCATGAAGCTGCTTTACTCCTCTAGCATCCTCTTTCGAAAAAATCATGTCTCGGTCCGTTTGTCTTTGCTTGAGTGGGGGTATTCTATGAACGCTGTTCACTTGCCTCTAGCATGCTTTCTTGAGGGATTTGAATGACTCACCTACGGATGGGCCACCTATGATCGTTTTTATCTCCCCTATCACACTTGGCGAACACTGGGACATGTGTTCCTCGTCCCTGGGTGAAGAATCATGTTGGTTTTGTTGTCGTGTCTGAACCTACTGGAATTCCCCTTCTTCACATACTTCTGCAGTTTCCCTTTTCGTATAAGTTCCTCTATCTGCTCTTTTAGGTCCCCACAATCGTAGTGGTCGTGATCCTTATGGAACTGACAATACTTCTTTTTGTTGCGCACGTTGGGTGACGAATGTAATGGCCTTGGCCATTTGAGGTAGTGCTCATCCTTAATTTGCGCCAAATTTTGTCAACATGTATAACTAAAGGAGTGAATTTTACTGTTCGAGTAGTTTTTTCATCTTTCCTTTTACTTTCGTCACTAGTCTGACGATCTGGGCTCTTCCTTTTTCGTCCTTTACGATCGTCTTCCTGCTTTCCCTTGTTTCCTATCTTTTCCTCCTCCTTTATGGCAGCTAAAGTATCTTCAGCGTTCATGCACTTTtgtgccttcaggagcatcATTGCCATCGTCTTAGGAGGATTCTTCGCGAGTGAAACCACAAACTCTCTGGACTTCAAACCCGCTTTAAAGGTTGTCAACTGCACCTTTTCGTCAGTTTCGTCTACCTCCAGAGTCTCCAAAGTAAAGCGTTTCACGTACGACCTCAAGGTCTCTTTTTCTCCTTGTCTAATGGTGAGTAAGTGGTTTGCTGGCCTCTTCGGGCATTGTCCCCCGACGAAGTGGCGCAAAAAGGCATTGCCCAACTGCTCGAAGCTGTCGATGGACGATGTTGGTAACTTTGTGAACCATTCCCGTGCAActcctttgagagtggtgggGAAGGAACGACACAGTATTTCGTCAGGAGGCTGTTGAAGGCCTAATGTCGTCTTGAAGGTGTTGAGGTGGTCCAGGGGGTCCTTAAGTCCATCAAACAGCTCAAGCTGAGGCAATCGAAATTTCAACGGCACAGGGCATTCCAAGATTGCCATGGTGAAAGGCGAATTTGTTGTCCTGACCATTCTATCCAGGCTTCGGTCTGTTTTCCCCTTAATGGCGTTCCTCAGCTCGTCCATCTCCTTTCTCATCTCCCAGAGGAGATCTGAGTTTGGTTCTTCTGGAGTAGTTGGTCCTCGACGATCGCTCCTTCTATGGCTATCTCCTTCATCCTCTTGACTGGCTTTAGACTGGTTCTCCTCCTGTTGAAGTCGTAACCTCATTTCCTAATTCTGTCTGGTGAGCTCTTCAATGTTAGCTACAAGAGCTTGGACTTGCAAGGCTAATGCTGCAGAATCCTGGTTGGACTCCATCTGAATGTAGAAGTTAATTGGAAACTTTTGAACCTAAGTACAAAAATGTCGTTCCCACAGATGGAAACTGGTGAAGTGCAAATCGTCAGTATTTGTAAGTGCATCTAGATGGAGTTGAGTCCTCGTCTGCGTCTTTGCAAATATGGTAAGATGGCTCCCTTGAGGTGGTCactggtgtggtgcctgccacaacatCTCCGAGGCCAAAGTCAGTATAAGGAAGACTTTAGAGAATAACACAAAATATCATAGTAACTATGAGTGCTTTTTGGTGTAACTATGTACCTTGTGTTGGTACtgtgagggctttatatatgtttccACAGCTACTAGCCATTGTGGTTGTTATTGTGGTTTAAATGCCTCTCTTGGTAACATTTCATGCTCAGGCTTTGATGGGCTTCCAACGGTTTATACAGCTGGTCTTGTAACCGTCCATGGCATTATTAACTGCATTGAATGGCTTCATTACTTTCGTCAATGACGTGGATATATCGACGGAGATATTTGATTAGCTCGTCTGAGAGAACGGTCTCGTCGGTCTTGATGAGATCGTCTAGGGAAGTTGAGTTCATCAGTCCCATCAACCACCATTCACAATTTATCACTTTAgcaaattatggaaaaaaaaagttgttattaAACCTATTCTTAATTTATACGTGCAATTCTGGTTATCTTATCCCTATTTCTAAGGGGTTGAACCCATCAATTTTCCCCTCACCTATATTTCTATTTAGGAAGGAAAGTAATGGTCATGACTATGGAACCAACAATTTAGAGATTAATATTGGATCCAAACAATTACTGAATCTTCTATTAGataattaaatgaaatagagaagaactaaaaataataattacttatgtcaactaaaaataaagggaaGATGGAAAAGTTTTGCTAGAAACTTGGGAGTGGATGATTCTAAGTACAAAATCCTCGTAATAACCACTGTAAGGTCAAAGGGATCGGTTGAACAACGTGGTTGTGTGGTCATACTTAATTCAATCCTGcactaaaatatttcatttactttttataGATCAACTTTCAAAATAGGTAGTTGAACTTAGAACCAATCACATCCCAACTCTTCTCTATATAACCATAGTCCAATAGCTACAAGTttctcaaaaacacaaaaaagaagaagcccaaTAGCTAGATTGACCACACCtattcaaaaacataaaatttatctGAAAAGAAAACATTATAGTGAAAACATGAATCCCATTTCAAGCCTCGCCTTTGTGCTTCTTTTGACCGTCTTTCCAACCCAAATTCTTTGCCAGACACCCTTGATTGAACAAGCTTGTGGTTACACCATTTACAAGGTTCTGTGCCTAGAAACTCTTCTCTCGGACCCTGGTTCCAAAAAAGCTACAACTCTCAAGGAGATAGCCGTAATTTCATCAAATCATATAGAGAATAAAGCTAACGAAATATATACCCAAttcatcaatttgaaaaattcaaCAGCGGAGGGGGACTTGAAGCAAGCCCTATTCAGATGCTCTGATTACTATTTATCTGTAGGTGACGTACTTTTTTCTGCgaactttttgttgaaatataGCAAATATACACGTGTTAAAGAAGAGATGAAAAAGGCCACGGTCCATAGACAAATGTGTGACGAAGTTTTCCAGGGTAAACCCTTCAAGTCTCCATTATCCGAAGCGACTACCAAACTTAGCCAGATGCAGAACAATGCGGAATCCATTATCAATCAGCTTAAGCCTTGATTCCACGTTGATATGAATAAAATTTCCAACAATCAAGTTGGTGCTCAGCTATCTTCGTGTTGCCAGGTTTTTAGTtaccaaacaaattaaatagaAGTCCAATATTCTATAAAGTATCAATAATTGATACAATTCAATACATcttattattatcttatttcatgttttttttttttcatcggCGCATAGCACAAGCAATGCATGCTTCTTAAGGCCCTAACACAACCAATATTAGCTGCAATAGAATGCATGTTATTTCTTAGGTCTAATGCAACGTACCTCTAGCTTAGACATTATagaattgtttatttatttttttttttttgagaaacgacattatagaattgaaaaaatacaaaaaggaGAATTTAATGcaatctcaataaaaaaaaaaaataaaaggagccCAAAATGTTGGTGCACTAGTGACTAGCCACTGGTAACAATTATATGAAGGAATTGATTCTTGTAGTTGACATTATGATACTTGAATGAATCACATCCAACATTCACTTCAACAGGTCAGACTTTACCACACACACCCAGTAGAAATGATTCATTTCACATCCATAACATCTTTTTTATTGGGCATTGCAGCGTTGACAACTTCAATCTTGAGAatgacatttgattttttttttttttgggtgcgcGTGGATGTGCATAGTGTTGAAACAAAAATTGAGAttgaatgaattaaaaaaatgatagacaAAGAACCTTGGCGTGAATGGAACACTAAGGCACACAAATGCCTTCACTCTTTCAGGCTTAAACAAGCACAAGTACCAACCCATGATGGCTCCCCAATCATGTGCCACAAGAAACACTTGCTCCACACTCAGAGAGTCAATGAGAGCAACAAGGTCATTGACAATGTGATCATAGGTGTAGTTGGTGATGGAAGTTGGTGCTTCAGTGTCACCGAAGCCCCGGAGATCTGGTGCTACAGCATGGTATCCAAGTGAGCTCAAAGCACGAATCTGGTGGCGCCAGTAGTGCCAAAGCTCAAGGAAGACATGGAGGAATAGTACTACCGAGCCTTGTCCTTTTTCTGCTATGTGCATTTTGATGCCATTGGCTCTCACAATCCTATGATCAATCCCCTCCATGCCTGTCTCTCTGTCTAAGAAgtaaaaactctttttttctctttgctcTTTCTCATGAGCTTAACCGCTTAAGCTTTTTGCTCTTGGGGTGGTGGTCGTGGCTAGCTAATGGATTTAAAGAGAGGTGTTATGACTAGTACAGGAGTTAATGCAGAGCATAGAAGAGTTTAGTGTCTAATTAAATCCACTACCagactctttttatttttgcaatttgttGTTCCTCTTATCAACTCTGCtattgacacaaaatttcactctctttaatttttatttttgcaatttgttGTTGGCAAGTTGTAAATAGTTgacaattatttttacataagcCTACCACTAAAGGCATGTTTAGTACACTGAATGAAGTTTACAACAagaattgtaatatttattattgagaataaaatgtgttgtaatagaATAACTAAATCTGTTCATAAGTTTGGTTatgagttgtaacattagaatataacttaagatttattttatgaaatatcttactcaaacaattatatttctttaaaaaaaatatatttttttttaattgagagagaaatgaattttttttatgattttttatttttataattgtaacTTGTATATGGCAAGTTTgttaatttgaatatatattaattttagaaattattgcaCTTGCTAAAGAATAGCtgctacaaaatttttaaagaacaatagctattcctcattttgaaaaatagctattcataaggaatgactatttcaTATAGAGTAAAAATAACTAACTAAAGAATAGCTAAACCAtatgaataattattacattatgTAGTGGGCGTTTTGGGGCCTTGGGTATGATTGGGTTCAAGCCCAATAAGCCctatacaatgaatttgtagagagtgggttagaaAACGATGCTCTAATGAATGGGACAACAATTAGCTTAGGTTTTCTTAACAATCAAACAGATATGGACTggttttttatgaataaatttgTCCACGGCACCtcatatatattgattgaaaaaAGGTTACACAAATGGTTCAAACTGCTACAGTGCTTTCTTTTACAAATTTCTGATCCCCTTTCTTAGGGTCTCCATCTCGTTTTCTACCATCCTCCCTTATCATCTCCACCTTCCAAGTGTAGATCAGATCCTTGGAGTTGGttcttgtcccatcaacccctTCCTAAAGTCTTTGGGTAGTAGCTATAATGCTGAAAATCACCGTTCAAGGATcacttcttcattaatgcggtcagagagttagccgaggtgcattcaatgtggtggtagcagcttttccttagatatttctaaCTTCCTTCTGTCCTGTTCCTTCCTAATGTTTTATCTTTATTCGTAGAACGGTCTGGAAGGCTCATGATGGCAGACCGCATCGCCTAACCTCGGCTTGGCTCCTTCGAGGTGACGTTCCTCCTTGGACCTCTTCTGGGTGATCATGATTAGATTTTACCTCTCCACCTTCTACCATGGGTCCTTACGTTACTATTTACTCATCCTCGAACCACTAAGGTCCACGGATTGGGCCCCAAGCCCAATACATATGTGGACATGTATTCTTGGGATTTCcaccctacaatagcccctcaaaattctgcTTTCTGGCTCCTCGTGAAGGAAGGAGGATTTTGATGTTCTTAGGATCGCCCTGAGCTTATTACGTCTTACTTTTTGACTGGGCAGGCGCCTTTTTAACTGCCCAAGGCACGCTCCTGATGCTTCGGCATCCAAGACACgcattcaataaatttttacaaCTCCATGTCTCCCACGTTCTACGGTGTGATACAGATCCAACGGCTAAGGATTCTGTTGGGATCTAGGCGGGAATTTTCCCGGTGGCAACCCTTCCTTTGATACAAATACCACTTAAATCAATCTCTCACTTCATCTTCACATTCACTTCATTCTTGCGTACATGCACTGAACCTGTGAATTTACCCAACACACTCGTGCCCTTACAAAAACCCAGAGCTTGTCTAAGGAGAGACTTTCTTTTTCCTGTAAGTTTTTCATATACCCTTTCACTTTATTTTTCCAcacatttttcctttctttgcaTCCTTCCCTCCTTGGCTATTCTTTCTTCTCTTAATCTTCTCAATTCCTTCAAATTTGTCTCAGAAAAAATGGGTAGATTTGCTTCCGAGGAGGGGTTAGAGAACTTCAAAGCCCAATATAGGATTCCTCCAAGGGTAGCCATTAGGTATTGTAAGGAAGGGCAGTGGTTTGAGGATAGAAAAGAAGGAGAGGTAGTTATCCCCATGAtagctttcatagagggagggatgagaGTCCCTATGGGTATCGTGACTAGAGATTACCTTAGGGCCCATAGGTTAGTCCCTACTCAGTGCGCTCCCAACATGTTTAGGATCCTAGGGAGTATAAACGCCCTTTAACGAAAAGATGGGTTTAGGGCTTACCCATCATGATGTCAACTTGGTTTACAACCTCTACCACCTAACCAGACAAGGGTATTACCTAAAGTCTAGGTACCTCGAGGTTAGGCATATTCAATGCCTCCTAGAGTCCAGCAAAGGCCTAAAAAAGGACTTTTTGATACTATCTagggaatggcacgatggcctACCTTGTCCAACGAGGGAAGGGAAATTAGGTGGGGCTCTAAGTCTAGATTCTTAAACTCAAAATCATcccttttgatttttcttcaaCTTGTGTTCATACTTGAAATTTCCTTTGAGTTATGTTTTGCTAATGATGTCCTTCTGTTTTTCTTGTTGGTTTTGCAGATCCACACGCGACCATGCCCAATTTCCACCTTGTAAATCAGGCCAACCTAGACAAAATCTTAAAGGCCAAGGTGTTCGTCCATAGTGACGGTCAACTTAGTGCTGCTCACCTCATCCTTAACTATGATCCCATATATAAGAGCTTCCAGGCACCCAAGTGTGTCATTAAGTCTAAAGACCCTCGACTGCAAAGGATCAGTGTTGCTACCCTGGGCTTCCTAGCTAGTGTTCCCATCCCATAAGGCATCCACCTTACAACCCCTATATTGGAAGGCATACCTAAAGTAGGAGCCTCCTCTTCCCGTCCAGTTGtcaaggaagagaaagaagagaaagaagcagaagaaacagaagaagGAGAGGTTGTTGAATTGTCTGATTCTGAGGATGATTTTACGGTGTTCAACCAACCCTTATCTCAAAGAATACACTGAGTGACCTCAGCCACTCTTTTCCAGTCCAATCCAGCCAACAACAAGGAACTTCTTCCATTCCAAATGACATGGGCATCCAGCGCAAGCCAAGGGCCACTTTACAAGAACTATTGGAAGCCCAACTAGGGGGGAACGCGCCTGGGAAGGCACCCCAGGCTAAACTtccta contains:
- the LOC126728060 gene encoding uncharacterized protein LOC126728060 — its product is MRLRLQQEENQSKASQEDEGDSHRRSDRRGPTTPEEPNSDLLWEMRKEMDELRNAIKGKTDRSLDRMVRTTNSPFTMAILECPVPLKFRLPQLELFDGLKDPLDHLNTFKTTLGLQQPPDEILCRSFPTTLKGVAREWFTKLPTSSIDSFEQLGNAFLRHFVGGQCPKRPANHLLTIRQGEKETLRSYVKRFTLETLEVDETDEKVQLTTFKAGLKSREFVVSLAKNPPKTMAMMLLKAQKCMNAEDTLAAIKEEEKIGNKGKQEDDRKGRKRKSPDRQTSDESKRKDEKTTRTDEHYLKWPRPLHSSPNVRNKKKYCQFHKDHDHYDCGDLKEQIEELIRKGKLQKYVKKGNSSRFRHDNKTNMILHPGTRNTCPSVRQV
- the LOC126728062 gene encoding uncharacterized protein LOC126728062 — encoded protein: MEGIDHRIVRANGIKMHIAEKGQGSVVLFLHVFLELWHYWRHQIRALSSLGYHAVAPDLRGFGDTEAPTSITNYTYDHIVNDLVALIDSLSVEQVFLVAHDWGAIMGWYLCLFKPERVKAFVCLSVPFTPSLPYTDFGLGDVVAGTTPVTTSREPSYHICKDADEDSTPSRCTYKY